The Streptomonospora litoralis genome window below encodes:
- a CDS encoding ATP-binding protein yields the protein MDEAITLPAAVAMVPVARRATGALLAGFERVDEAELIATELVASAVRASAGEITVRVINVDVVRIEVTDQRGRYPRDADISRTDESAPDALGLVSAVAEAMGSARRRSGECTTWAELRP from the coding sequence ATGGACGAAGCGATCACCCTCCCGGCGGCCGTCGCCATGGTCCCTGTGGCGCGGAGGGCCACAGGAGCACTGCTGGCTGGCTTCGAACGTGTCGATGAAGCCGAATTGATCGCGACTGAGTTGGTGGCCTCCGCAGTACGCGCCAGCGCGGGTGAGATCACAGTGCGCGTGATCAATGTCGACGTAGTCCGAATCGAAGTAACCGACCAGCGTGGACGGTATCCGCGCGACGCAGACATTTCCCGAACTGATGAGAGCGCGCCGGACGCGCTCGGCTTGGTCTCCGCGGTCGCTGAGGCGATGGGTTCGGCCCGCCGTCGCTCAGGTGAGTGCACGACTTGGGCCGAGCTTCGGCCTTGA
- a CDS encoding nucleotide-binding protein — MIEPVRDGVEPPPAPGPPVGDDAPAAPYGEGADAQPPSPWAPHTADEPGAAPHGHTAGGAGRTDSGTGAQEVPDPEQLPPLPPNAARPGASPGDVPPGAGPPQAAAPAAPADPGTGWAWNPPGEGNAPPEAWAPPHVGEPGAGTDTGGHPAARPPQGQWPPETAPPPGPQSWNPAPQGPVQPGPAPQGPPPGMRPGSDPGYPQGYDAYYDPHRQSGGHPGHAPAPPPGQGYGHPQAPGYPQPPATGAGGSPPSGAQPGFQYHAHFAEGVQPAQHPGQPGHPETAEDLRAENLVSDKRPGPAKGWRKVLHSATFGLVDVGESAAEQRRRELTERARTHVGGGHHRVAVLSLKGGVGKTTTTVALGSMLASLRGDRVLAVDANPDRGTLSDKVRLETAATIRDLLNEREAISRYADIRGFTSQALSRLEILASDRDPAVSEAFSEDDYREVSWLLEHYYSICLTDCGTGLLHSAMRGVLGLADQIVLVSSASVDGARSASATLDWLEAHQYGSLVRGAVVVLSMVRTGKSSVDLDRLEQHFASRCRAVVRVPWDAHLEEGAEVDLDRLSPPTRDAYLQLSATVGEAFAWPR, encoded by the coding sequence GTGATCGAACCCGTGCGCGACGGGGTCGAGCCGCCGCCGGCCCCCGGCCCCCCGGTCGGCGACGACGCACCCGCGGCGCCGTACGGCGAAGGGGCCGATGCGCAGCCGCCGTCGCCGTGGGCGCCGCACACCGCGGACGAGCCCGGCGCCGCTCCGCACGGGCACACCGCCGGCGGCGCCGGACGCACCGACTCGGGAACCGGGGCACAGGAGGTCCCCGACCCGGAGCAGCTCCCGCCCCTTCCCCCGAACGCGGCGCGGCCCGGTGCGTCCCCCGGCGACGTGCCGCCCGGCGCCGGTCCACCGCAGGCAGCCGCGCCCGCGGCTCCGGCGGACCCCGGAACGGGCTGGGCCTGGAACCCGCCGGGCGAGGGCAACGCGCCGCCCGAGGCGTGGGCGCCGCCGCACGTCGGCGAGCCCGGCGCGGGTACCGACACCGGCGGTCACCCCGCGGCGCGGCCGCCCCAGGGCCAGTGGCCTCCCGAGACGGCACCGCCGCCCGGTCCGCAGTCGTGGAACCCCGCGCCGCAGGGGCCGGTGCAGCCGGGACCGGCGCCGCAGGGCCCGCCCCCGGGCATGCGACCCGGCAGCGATCCGGGCTATCCGCAGGGCTACGACGCCTACTACGACCCGCACCGGCAGTCCGGCGGCCACCCCGGCCACGCGCCGGCGCCGCCGCCCGGCCAGGGCTACGGTCATCCGCAGGCGCCCGGCTACCCGCAGCCGCCCGCGACGGGGGCGGGCGGGAGTCCGCCGTCCGGCGCACAGCCGGGCTTCCAGTACCACGCCCACTTCGCCGAGGGTGTGCAGCCGGCCCAGCACCCGGGCCAGCCGGGCCACCCCGAGACCGCCGAGGACCTGCGGGCGGAGAACCTGGTCAGCGACAAGCGGCCGGGCCCCGCCAAGGGCTGGCGGAAGGTGCTGCACTCGGCCACGTTCGGACTGGTCGACGTCGGCGAGTCCGCGGCCGAGCAGCGCCGCCGCGAGCTCACCGAGCGGGCACGCACGCACGTCGGGGGCGGGCATCACCGCGTCGCCGTGCTGAGTCTGAAGGGCGGCGTGGGCAAGACCACCACGACGGTTGCGCTCGGCTCGATGCTGGCGTCCCTGCGCGGCGACCGCGTTCTGGCGGTCGACGCCAACCCCGACCGGGGAACGCTGTCGGACAAGGTGCGGCTGGAGACGGCGGCCACCATCCGCGACCTGCTCAACGAGCGGGAGGCCATCTCCCGCTACGCCGACATCCGCGGGTTCACCTCCCAGGCGCTCAGCCGGTTGGAGATCCTCGCCTCGGACCGCGACCCCGCGGTCTCGGAGGCGTTCAGCGAGGACGACTACCGCGAGGTGTCCTGGCTGCTGGAGCACTACTACTCGATCTGCCTGACCGACTGCGGCACGGGACTGCTGCACTCGGCCATGCGCGGGGTGCTCGGCCTCGCCGACCAGATCGTGCTGGTCAGTTCGGCGTCGGTGGACGGCGCGCGCAGCGCCAGCGCGACTCTGGACTGGTTGGAGGCCCACCAGTACGGCTCGCTGGTGCGTGGCGCGGTGGTGGTGCTTTCGATGGTGCGCACCGGCAAGAGCAGCGTCGACCTGGACCGGCTGGAGCAGCACTTCGCGAGCCGGTGCCGCGCGGTGGTCCGGGTGCCGTGGGACGCCCACCTGGAGGAGGGCGCCGAGGTCGACCTCGACCGCCTGTCACCGCCGACCCGGGACGCCTACCTGCAACTGTCCGCGACGGTGGGCGAGGCGTTCGCCTGGCCGCGGTGA
- a CDS encoding GntR family transcriptional regulator, whose product MARPNYQRIADTLRQRIVQGNYASDERLPSRQALADEFGVGPRVAADAVQQLVAEGYVVARTGSGTYVRAKPPVRRLTRSWYRESRGGSPFRADMAAQAVRGGWESASEPVPAPEIIADRLAIEPDSQVMRTSYTFTGDGEPVMLSTSYEPLEVTRGTSVVLPEDGPHAGRGVVERMREIGQHIVHAGEIVSARPVDDEEADRLRLSRGAVVMVVQRTYYTDSRPIETADIIVPPDRYELAYTIPVDQEQGYSDQS is encoded by the coding sequence GTGGCTCGCCCGAATTACCAGCGCATCGCCGATACGCTGCGGCAGCGCATCGTCCAGGGCAACTACGCCTCGGACGAGCGGCTTCCCTCCCGGCAGGCGCTGGCCGACGAGTTCGGTGTCGGTCCACGGGTCGCCGCTGACGCTGTGCAGCAGCTCGTCGCCGAGGGCTATGTCGTCGCTCGCACCGGGTCAGGCACCTACGTCCGGGCGAAACCGCCGGTCCGCAGACTCACACGCAGCTGGTACCGCGAATCGCGCGGCGGCAGCCCCTTTCGTGCCGATATGGCCGCACAGGCTGTGCGCGGTGGCTGGGAATCCGCCTCTGAACCCGTCCCAGCGCCCGAGATCATCGCCGATCGTTTGGCGATCGAGCCCGACTCGCAAGTGATGCGCACCTCCTACACGTTCACGGGCGACGGCGAGCCGGTGATGCTTTCCACGAGCTACGAGCCGCTGGAGGTCACCCGCGGAACATCTGTGGTGCTGCCCGAGGACGGTCCGCACGCGGGCCGCGGCGTCGTCGAGCGCATGCGCGAGATCGGGCAGCACATCGTGCACGCCGGTGAGATCGTGTCGGCGCGCCCCGTGGACGACGAGGAGGCCGATCGCTTGCGCCTCAGCCGGGGAGCTGTGGTGATGGTCGTCCAGCGGACCTACTACACCGATTCCCGCCCGATCGAGACCGCGGACATCATCGTGCCGCCAGACCGCTACGAACTCGCGTACACGATCCCTGTGGACCAGGAACAGGGCTACAGCGACCAATCCTGA
- a CDS encoding SDR family oxidoreductase, translated as MDRVNDTNTALVTGANKGIGFAVAQGLGAIGFTVAVGARDDARREEAVKRLRDAGTDAFGVALDVTSEDSVAAAASTIEQTVGRLDVLVNNAGVSGRTDGGAQDPTTLDLDVVRGVLDTNVFGVVRVTNAMLPLLRRADSPRIVNMSSNMGSLTLQTGPIMAAYAPSKSMLNSVTAQYARRLADTNVIVNACCPGYVATDFTGFNAPRTADEGAAVAIRLATLPDDGPRGGFFDDEGVVPW; from the coding sequence ATGGATCGCGTGAACGACACCAACACCGCGCTGGTCACCGGCGCCAACAAGGGAATCGGCTTCGCCGTCGCGCAAGGCCTGGGAGCGATCGGTTTCACGGTCGCAGTGGGCGCGCGCGACGACGCCAGGCGCGAGGAGGCCGTCAAGCGGCTGCGTGACGCCGGCACCGACGCGTTCGGGGTCGCCCTCGACGTCACCTCCGAGGACAGCGTCGCCGCGGCGGCGTCGACCATCGAGCAGACGGTCGGCCGGCTCGACGTACTCGTCAACAACGCGGGCGTCTCCGGCCGCACCGACGGCGGCGCGCAGGATCCGACCACACTCGACCTCGACGTCGTCCGCGGCGTCCTCGACACGAACGTGTTCGGGGTCGTCCGGGTGACGAACGCGATGCTCCCGCTGCTCCGCCGCGCGGATTCGCCGCGGATCGTCAACATGTCGAGCAACATGGGTTCGCTGACACTGCAGACCGGTCCGATCATGGCGGCCTACGCACCGTCGAAGTCGATGCTGAACAGCGTCACGGCACAGTACGCCCGCCGACTCGCCGACACGAACGTCATCGTGAACGCCTGCTGCCCCGGCTACGTGGCGACCGACTTCACCGGATTCAACGCGCCGCGCACGGCCGATGAAGGTGCCGCGGTCGCGATCCGGCTCGCCACGCTGCCGGACGACGGGCCGCGCGGCGGCTTCTTCGACGACGAGGGCGTCGTCCCCTGGTGA
- a CDS encoding DMT family transporter: MERQDDPTTMTAVVSEVPEPEAEPRAEAGSGGCGDRAGGLDRVHPVLAAMGGAASNSTSAAFAKLSGAGAGTAAFLRCALALIALLPLAAAEYRTRGPRPARLVAVDAAAGVLLGVDYVFWARSIGDVGASIATVLINVQVVVFPLLAWGLSGVRPTGRFALAAPVMLGGVAFASGAVGQAAPGGSPVSGALSGVAAGVAYAGYLFLTRSAGGTGHSAAPVFVSTLSAAAAAAVLGGLWMGIDLDLPLASWGWLAALALLGQVMSWLLIGSALPRLAPATGSALLLIQPILALAVGAAFLNEYPSPTQLGGCALVLLAVWALAGERPKSDG, from the coding sequence ATGGAGAGGCAGGACGATCCGACCACGATGACGGCCGTGGTTTCCGAGGTCCCCGAGCCGGAAGCGGAGCCGCGCGCGGAGGCCGGTTCCGGCGGTTGCGGTGACCGCGCGGGAGGGTTGGACCGTGTCCACCCTGTGCTCGCGGCCATGGGCGGAGCGGCCAGTAACTCGACCTCGGCCGCGTTCGCGAAGCTGTCCGGGGCGGGCGCCGGAACGGCGGCGTTTCTGCGCTGCGCGCTCGCGCTGATCGCCCTGCTGCCGCTGGCGGCGGCCGAGTACCGCACGCGGGGACCGCGCCCGGCCCGGCTCGTCGCGGTGGACGCCGCGGCGGGCGTGCTGCTGGGTGTGGACTACGTGTTCTGGGCGCGCAGCATCGGCGACGTCGGCGCCTCGATCGCCACCGTGCTGATCAACGTGCAGGTCGTCGTGTTCCCGCTGCTGGCCTGGGGTCTCAGCGGCGTCCGCCCGACCGGCAGGTTCGCCCTGGCCGCGCCGGTGATGCTGGGCGGTGTGGCCTTCGCCAGCGGGGCGGTCGGCCAGGCCGCTCCGGGAGGCTCCCCGGTGTCGGGTGCGCTATCCGGCGTCGCCGCGGGCGTGGCCTACGCCGGCTACCTGTTCCTCACGCGCTCGGCGGGCGGCACGGGCCACAGCGCCGCGCCGGTGTTCGTCTCGACTCTGAGCGCCGCCGCCGCGGCGGCTGTGCTGGGAGGACTGTGGATGGGCATCGACCTGGACCTGCCGCTCGCGTCGTGGGGATGGCTCGCGGCGCTGGCGCTGCTCGGGCAGGTGATGTCGTGGCTGCTGATCGGCTCCGCCCTGCCGCGCCTGGCCCCGGCCACCGGATCGGCATTGCTGCTGATCCAGCCGATCCTCGCCCTCGCGGTGGGCGCAGCCTTTCTGAACGAGTACCCGAGCCCGACGCAGTTGGGCGGCTGCGCCCTGGTGCTGCTGGCGGTCTGGGCACTGGCCGGCGAGCGCCCGAAGTCGGATGGATAA
- the serS gene encoding serine--tRNA ligase, with protein sequence MIDLRALRDSPDRLRASQRVRGEDESAVDRLLDFDSRHRAALARFEGLRAEQKSVGKSVSSAAPEERESLLTKAKELSADVKQAEAEAGELSAEVDRLLHEIPNIVDEDTPEGGVDDFRVLEHVGTPAEFDFTPRDHLELGELLGAIDTDRGAKVSGARFYFLTGVGALLELGLLNLAMQQAVADGFTPMVPPVLVRPETMEGTGFLGAHADEVYRLEADDLYLVGTSEVPLAGYHADEILSADALPNRYVGWSSCFRREAGSYGKDTRGIIRVHQFNKVEMFVYTHPDNAREEHERLLGWERRMLDKLELPYRVVDIAGGDLGTSAARKFDCEAWLPTQGRYRELTSTSNCTDFQARRLNIRFREDSGKPRFAATLNGTLATTRWIVAILENHQRADGSVVVPEALRPFVGHDVLYPVK encoded by the coding sequence GTGATCGACCTCCGTGCTCTCAGAGACTCCCCTGACCGCCTGCGCGCTTCGCAGCGGGTCCGCGGCGAGGACGAATCCGCCGTCGACCGCCTGCTGGACTTCGACTCCCGCCACCGCGCCGCCCTCGCCCGCTTCGAGGGGCTGCGCGCCGAGCAGAAGAGCGTGGGCAAGTCCGTGTCCTCGGCGGCTCCCGAGGAGCGGGAGTCGCTGCTCACCAAGGCCAAGGAGCTGTCCGCCGACGTCAAGCAGGCGGAGGCCGAGGCCGGCGAACTGAGCGCCGAGGTCGACCGGCTGCTGCACGAGATCCCCAACATCGTCGACGAGGACACCCCCGAGGGCGGCGTCGACGACTTCCGGGTGCTGGAGCACGTCGGCACGCCCGCCGAGTTCGACTTCACCCCGCGCGACCACCTGGAGTTGGGCGAGCTGCTCGGCGCCATCGACACCGACCGCGGCGCCAAGGTCTCCGGGGCGCGGTTCTACTTCCTTACCGGCGTCGGCGCGCTGCTGGAGCTGGGGCTGCTGAACCTCGCCATGCAGCAGGCGGTGGCCGACGGGTTCACCCCGATGGTCCCGCCGGTGCTCGTGCGGCCCGAGACCATGGAGGGCACCGGCTTCCTAGGTGCGCACGCCGACGAGGTGTACCGGCTGGAGGCCGACGACCTCTACCTGGTCGGCACCTCCGAGGTGCCGCTGGCCGGCTACCACGCCGACGAGATCCTCTCCGCCGACGCGCTGCCCAACCGCTACGTGGGCTGGTCGTCCTGCTTCCGCCGCGAAGCCGGCTCCTACGGCAAGGACACCCGCGGCATCATCCGGGTGCACCAGTTCAACAAGGTCGAGATGTTCGTCTACACCCATCCCGACAACGCCCGCGAGGAACACGAGCGGCTGCTGGGCTGGGAACGCCGGATGCTGGACAAGCTGGAGCTGCCTTACCGCGTCGTCGACATCGCCGGCGGCGACCTCGGCACCAGCGCGGCCCGCAAGTTCGACTGCGAGGCATGGCTGCCCACCCAGGGCCGCTACCGCGAGCTGACCTCCACCTCCAACTGCACCGACTTCCAGGCGCGGCGGCTGAACATCCGCTTCCGGGAGGACTCCGGCAAACCGCGCTTCGCCGCCACGCTGAACGGCACGCTGGCCACGACCCGGTGGATCGTGGCCATCCTGGAGAACCACCAGCGCGCCGACGGCTCGGTCGTGGTGCCCGAGGCACTGCGGCCCTTCGTCGGCCACGACGTGCTGTACCCCGTCAAGTAG
- a CDS encoding NAD(P)H-quinone oxidoreductase yields MHAIVITEPGPADVLTWTEVPDPTPGEGEVLVDVAATAANRADINQRQGNYPPPAGAPEYPGLECSGRIAALGPGTEDSGWSVGDTVCALLSGGGYAERVAVPAGQLLPVPEGVDLATAAALPEAACTVWSNVFMAGGLRSGETLLVHGGGSGIGTFAIQLAHARGARVLTTAGSAEKLARCRELGADVGINYREEDFTDRVKQETGGAGADVILDIMGGSYLAQNVRSLNVGGRLTIIGLMGGRSAELDLGRMLVKRLSVHATTLRSRPADEKARIVAGVAEHVWPLVADGSLGPIVDRTLPLQRAAEAHSIMESSAHVGKIVLTL; encoded by the coding sequence ATGCACGCGATCGTCATCACCGAACCCGGCCCGGCCGACGTTCTGACCTGGACCGAGGTACCCGATCCCACCCCCGGCGAAGGCGAGGTCCTCGTCGACGTCGCCGCCACCGCGGCCAACCGTGCCGACATCAACCAGCGCCAGGGCAATTACCCGCCTCCGGCAGGCGCTCCCGAGTACCCCGGGCTGGAGTGCTCCGGACGCATCGCGGCGCTGGGACCCGGCACGGAGGACTCCGGCTGGTCGGTCGGCGACACCGTCTGCGCACTGCTCAGCGGCGGCGGCTACGCCGAGCGCGTGGCCGTGCCGGCGGGCCAACTGCTGCCCGTGCCCGAGGGTGTCGACCTCGCCACGGCCGCCGCACTGCCGGAGGCCGCCTGCACGGTGTGGTCCAACGTCTTCATGGCCGGCGGGCTGCGCTCCGGCGAGACCCTCCTGGTGCACGGCGGCGGCAGCGGGATCGGTACGTTCGCCATCCAGCTCGCGCACGCGCGCGGCGCGCGGGTGCTCACCACCGCCGGCAGCGCCGAGAAACTCGCGAGGTGCCGCGAACTGGGCGCCGACGTGGGCATCAACTACCGCGAGGAGGACTTCACCGACCGGGTGAAGCAGGAGACCGGCGGCGCCGGGGCCGACGTCATCCTCGACATCATGGGCGGGTCCTACCTGGCCCAGAACGTGCGTTCGCTGAACGTGGGCGGCCGGCTCACCATCATCGGGCTGATGGGCGGCCGCAGCGCGGAGCTCGACCTCGGCCGCATGCTCGTGAAGCGGCTTTCGGTGCACGCCACCACCCTGCGCTCGCGCCCCGCCGACGAGAAGGCGCGCATCGTCGCCGGGGTCGCCGAGCACGTGTGGCCGCTGGTCGCCGACGGCTCACTCGGGCCTATCGTGGACCGGACACTGCCGCTGCAGCGCGCCGCCGAAGCCCACAGCATCATGGAATCGAGTGCGCACGTCGGCAAGATCGTGCTCACCCTTTGA
- a CDS encoding LysR family transcriptional regulator: protein MDDLETRELRYFVAVAEELHFGRAADRLGIAQPPLSRAIRRLEHRLGVQLLDRDRRGVALTDAGRVLLREAGTALDAVAAAAHRTRRAGDPRRPLVLATKAGASHELLQRLLDAAPSEPGAAPVEVLLCEVGEQAGLLRSGHADVALMHRPFDDLAGFDTEDLRVEGQVAILPAGHPLASCDQLTLADVSDVPELPIARWPRLDGSYPDGPGPKVRTQSQLAQLVALGKTLLVIPASSRAWQWPDHVAVPVVDAPEVTTVIAWQPSSRSRAVAALVHSAAGLSDTALAASAS, encoded by the coding sequence GTGGACGATCTCGAAACCCGCGAGCTCCGATACTTCGTCGCCGTCGCCGAGGAACTGCACTTCGGGCGGGCAGCCGATCGGCTCGGGATCGCACAGCCCCCGCTCTCGCGCGCGATCCGCCGACTGGAACACCGGCTCGGCGTTCAGCTCCTCGACCGGGACCGCCGCGGCGTGGCGCTCACCGACGCCGGCAGGGTGCTGCTTCGGGAGGCCGGAACAGCCCTCGACGCGGTCGCTGCCGCTGCGCACCGGACGCGGCGCGCCGGCGATCCGAGGCGGCCGCTGGTCCTCGCGACGAAGGCCGGAGCATCCCATGAGCTGCTGCAACGGCTCCTCGACGCGGCCCCGAGCGAACCCGGTGCGGCACCGGTCGAGGTCCTGCTGTGCGAGGTCGGCGAGCAGGCGGGGCTCCTGCGCAGCGGGCACGCCGATGTGGCCCTCATGCACCGGCCGTTCGACGACCTCGCCGGGTTCGACACCGAGGATCTCCGCGTGGAAGGCCAGGTCGCGATCCTTCCCGCCGGGCATCCGCTCGCCTCATGCGATCAGCTCACACTGGCCGATGTCAGCGACGTTCCCGAACTGCCGATCGCTCGCTGGCCCCGGCTCGACGGCTCCTATCCGGACGGTCCCGGACCGAAGGTGCGCACCCAGTCGCAGCTCGCTCAGCTCGTGGCGCTCGGCAAAACGCTGCTCGTCATCCCCGCCTCCAGCCGTGCCTGGCAGTGGCCCGATCACGTCGCGGTGCCCGTCGTCGACGCACCGGAGGTCACCACGGTGATCGCATGGCAGCCGAGCAGCCGCTCCCGGGCGGTCGCCGCGCTCGTCCACTCAGCGGCCGGGCTGAGCGACACCGCGCTGGCCGCGTCCGCGAGTTGA
- a CDS encoding bacterial proteasome activator family protein yields MSDRFDGDQQQHVLVMGAAGADSDSGAAEDEQQGGQRPLSEMVEQPAKVMRIGSMIRQLLDEVKAAPLDEASRARLREIHTNSITELEDGLAPELVEELERLTLPFTEDSTPSDAELRIAQAQLVGWLEGLFHGIQTTLFAQQMAARAQLENMRKALPAGMGAPEESERGGSGSGPYL; encoded by the coding sequence ATGAGCGACCGATTCGACGGGGACCAGCAGCAGCATGTGCTGGTCATGGGCGCCGCGGGCGCCGATTCGGACTCCGGCGCGGCCGAGGACGAGCAGCAGGGCGGCCAGCGCCCGCTGAGCGAGATGGTCGAGCAGCCGGCGAAGGTGATGCGGATCGGCAGCATGATCCGCCAACTGCTCGACGAGGTGAAGGCCGCCCCGCTGGACGAAGCGAGCCGGGCACGGCTGCGCGAGATCCACACCAACTCCATCACGGAGCTGGAAGACGGCCTCGCCCCGGAACTGGTGGAGGAGCTGGAACGGCTGACCCTGCCCTTCACCGAGGACAGCACTCCCAGCGACGCCGAACTGCGCATTGCCCAGGCTCAGCTCGTGGGCTGGCTGGAGGGCCTGTTCCACGGCATCCAGACCACCCTGTTCGCCCAGCAGATGGCTGCCCGGGCACAGCTGGAGAACATGCGCAAGGCACTGCCGGCGGGAATGGGCGCCCCCGAGGAGTCCGAGCGCGGCGGCTCCGGCTCGGGCCCCTACCTGTAA
- a CDS encoding LysR family transcriptional regulator codes for MFSLERLRVLDAVAVHGTVAQAAQALHVTPSGVSQHLNKLDRETGHRLLEPDGRGLRLTHAGRVLAEHAATVMAQVGAAESDLADLREETLGPLRIGSVGSAVRTLLPGALAELADAHPRLIPSVRDGEVIDMMPLLLRGELDLLLVESWANRPVFLPAGLAVHPLVDEEVRAAVSARHPLADRERIGLAELAGTPMASCSPGTEQHEALVQALRGQGVEPDVRYLLDEVPTQLALVAADLAAALVPEMAQRPAPPGVRFVPLESPLRREITAVWRSDSESPPIRACVNALSDRGRPRPAAVSGEDAGQGSPHHRSG; via the coding sequence GTGTTCAGTTTGGAGCGCTTGCGGGTGCTGGACGCGGTCGCGGTGCACGGCACGGTCGCCCAAGCCGCCCAGGCCCTGCACGTCACGCCGTCCGGGGTCTCCCAGCATCTGAACAAGCTGGACCGCGAGACCGGCCACCGCCTGCTGGAACCCGACGGGCGCGGGCTCCGGCTCACCCACGCGGGCCGGGTGCTGGCCGAGCACGCGGCGACCGTGATGGCGCAGGTCGGCGCCGCCGAGAGCGACCTCGCCGACCTCCGCGAGGAGACGCTGGGGCCGCTGCGCATCGGCTCGGTCGGCAGCGCGGTACGCACCCTGCTCCCCGGTGCCCTGGCCGAACTGGCCGACGCGCACCCGCGGCTCATCCCGTCGGTGCGCGACGGCGAGGTCATCGACATGATGCCGCTGCTGCTGCGCGGCGAACTGGACCTGCTGCTCGTGGAGAGCTGGGCCAACCGCCCGGTCTTCCTGCCGGCGGGCCTCGCTGTGCACCCGCTGGTCGACGAGGAGGTCCGCGCGGCGGTGTCGGCGCGCCACCCGCTGGCGGACCGCGAGCGCATCGGACTGGCCGAGTTGGCGGGCACCCCGATGGCGAGCTGCTCACCCGGCACCGAGCAGCACGAGGCGCTCGTCCAGGCGCTGCGGGGCCAAGGCGTCGAACCCGACGTGCGCTACCTGCTCGACGAGGTGCCCACGCAGCTCGCCCTGGTCGCCGCCGACCTCGCCGCGGCCCTGGTCCCCGAGATGGCGCAGCGGCCGGCCCCGCCCGGGGTCCGCTTCGTGCCGCTGGAATCGCCGCTGCGGCGCGAGATCACCGCGGTGTGGCGTTCCGACTCGGAGAGCCCGCCGATCCGCGCGTGCGTCAACGCCCTGAGCGACCGCGGCAGACCGCGGCCCGCCGCCGTGTCAGGTGAGGACGCGGGTCAGGGGAGCCCGCACCACCGGTCTGGTTGA